The following are from one region of the Candidatus Krumholzibacteriota bacterium genome:
- a CDS encoding polysaccharide deacetylase family protein — protein MATRIFITIDTEEDSWDRRSRTDNAVSNISYIPKIQDLFDEFGAVPTYLLDYPVVVDPAASEIILKIHEEGRCEIGTHCHPWNTPPFEEEMTDHNSMLCNLPYSLICKKLEILHKAIIDRFDTAPICFRAGRWGFGPDVARSIMELGYHVDSSVLPLWDWTDYCGPDFSGAPSSIYHFSPENILEEKPGNGLVEVPVTMSFMQKPFARYASLRRRLMRQGLSRFHLLGVLDKLKILNLRMLSPEVSTSFDMIRTARNYLEDGNSFLNMTFHSTSLMPGKSEFVRDENDLRDFIAKIRAFLEFCSDEKFSFSPLSDVLENSDG, from the coding sequence ATGGCAACCAGGATATTCATTACAATCGATACGGAAGAGGATTCCTGGGACAGACGTTCCAGGACAGACAACGCCGTATCGAACATCTCATATATACCGAAGATCCAGGATCTGTTCGATGAGTTCGGGGCTGTTCCGACCTATCTGTTGGATTATCCGGTCGTAGTCGACCCGGCTGCGTCAGAGATCATCCTTAAGATCCATGAAGAGGGAAGATGTGAGATCGGGACTCATTGTCATCCATGGAATACCCCGCCTTTTGAGGAAGAGATGACAGATCATAACTCGATGCTATGCAACCTGCCGTATTCCCTGATTTGCAAAAAGCTGGAGATCCTCCACAAGGCGATTATCGATCGATTCGATACTGCTCCAATCTGTTTCAGGGCTGGAAGGTGGGGTTTTGGGCCAGACGTAGCTCGATCTATCATGGAACTGGGGTATCATGTCGACAGCTCCGTTTTGCCTCTCTGGGACTGGACAGATTACTGCGGACCGGATTTCTCCGGCGCCCCTTCGTCTATTTATCATTTTTCTCCTGAAAATATTCTCGAAGAAAAACCTGGTAACGGTCTGGTAGAAGTCCCCGTGACGATGAGCTTCATGCAAAAACCCTTCGCAAGATATGCCTCTTTGCGAAGAAGATTGATGAGGCAGGGCCTTTCAAGATTTCACTTGCTCGGAGTCCTCGACAAATTAAAGATCCTTAATCTCCGCATGCTTTCACCGGAGGTCTCCACATCATTCGATATGATCAGGACGGCAAGGAACTATCTGGAAGATGGCAATTCTTTTTTAAACATGACCTTCCATTCGACATCACTGATGCCGGGGAAAAGCGAGTTTGTTCGGGACGAAAATGATCTGCGTGATTTTATCGCGAAAATCAGAGCTTTTCTTGAGTTCTGTTCCGATGAAAAATTCTCATTTTCTCCCCTGAGCGATGTCCTGGAGAATTCAGATGGATAA
- a CDS encoding GNAT family N-acetyltransferase yields the protein MDKSNDRIREFRQGDETGISVLFKDVFKTDKTVEYIRWQYMDHPGGPGWLYLSSIDDAIVGECCTMRSHLNFLGKEIPAGELCDGLIRQDQRGKGLFTGMVERNCERAIEEGFKAIIGFPNRSAYPVYIKKLDWYNITYLDEYSFKTGYRKLTGAVLDKIVKIILAVPVRIRFRVLKDIYHSFLHHNDVKFITTSKLPDDIKEVLEEALKNEVISVWKDLPYLRWRYEDHPENDYEFHIMIVDGEPVGVTICRKMNDIVAICDLIHKSKNIDQSELMLLYALSHYFSTGAQKIEFFGHDNGFFETVFRRCRFKRISPSKFVLVGKVFDDRKLESLFGLPHNWKVTYGDTDII from the coding sequence ATGGATAAAAGCAATGATCGGATAAGAGAATTCAGGCAGGGAGATGAGACGGGGATATCCGTATTGTTCAAGGATGTCTTCAAAACCGATAAAACGGTGGAATATATCCGGTGGCAGTATATGGATCATCCGGGTGGTCCCGGATGGCTGTATCTTTCTTCGATAGATGATGCGATAGTCGGAGAGTGCTGTACGATGCGCAGTCATTTGAATTTCCTTGGAAAGGAGATTCCCGCCGGAGAATTATGCGACGGGCTTATACGACAGGACCAACGAGGCAAGGGGTTATTTACCGGAATGGTCGAACGCAACTGCGAACGCGCCATCGAAGAGGGATTTAAAGCGATTATCGGATTTCCCAACAGAAGCGCTTATCCTGTTTATATCAAGAAACTCGACTGGTACAACATCACTTATCTTGATGAGTACAGCTTCAAGACAGGGTACAGAAAACTGACCGGAGCGGTACTGGACAAGATCGTTAAAATAATTCTGGCAGTACCGGTCAGAATAAGATTCCGGGTCTTGAAGGACATATATCATTCGTTTCTCCATCATAACGACGTAAAATTCATAACGACGTCGAAATTGCCGGACGATATTAAAGAAGTCCTCGAAGAAGCTTTGAAAAACGAGGTCATCTCAGTCTGGAAGGATCTGCCTTATTTGCGCTGGAGATACGAAGATCATCCCGAAAATGATTACGAATTTCATATTATGATCGTGGACGGTGAACCTGTCGGAGTGACCATCTGCCGGAAGATGAATGATATTGTGGCGATATGCGATCTGATACATAAATCAAAGAATATCGATCAGTCGGAACTGATGCTGCTGTATGCTTTATCCCATTATTTCTCTACCGGCGCGCAGAAGATAGAATTCTTCGGTCACGACAACGGTTTTTTCGAAACGGTATTCAGGCGTTGCCGGTTCAAACGAATATCTCCATCGAAATTTGTCCTTGTCGGAAAAGTATTTGATGATCGCAAGCTTGAATCGTTGTTCGGATTACCTCATAACTGGAAAGTCACTTATGGGGATACTGATATTATCTAG
- a CDS encoding glycosyltransferase family 4 protein: MKVCIFFPIFPPRFGGGTIQALKLADELRRKGVDIFFVALTDCPWQRGSGKYEGVEVHYIFVNDLDIYIEGQSTLIDKLKIFIKLFVTFIRLRKKYSIIHIQGMGYPYTSLSILAKLYRKKTLAKVSMLQEVNFKDCGRIFGMISRYSALKVDRLIAISSLIRDRLIEDNFKESKVRYIPNSVDIQKYHPLSPDQKKKLKRELNIDNQLVITFVGGITYRKGVDRLVSMWPAIFEKYPDSCLFLVGPLSEKEGATGDKFCYEEIKKDIKDKELGEVIQFTGRVDNVAEYLQISDLFVFPSTMEGMPNVLLETMACGVPAISYRVSGVDDIIVDGENGRIINVGDESAFREAVIELLRDEDKRSNYSREAREKIVDIFSLDSISDLYIEIYDSLAES, from the coding sequence ATGAAAGTATGTATCTTTTTCCCAATCTTCCCACCGAGGTTCGGAGGCGGGACGATCCAGGCTCTGAAGTTGGCGGATGAGCTGCGGAGAAAAGGTGTCGACATATTTTTTGTCGCTCTCACCGACTGTCCCTGGCAAAGGGGATCAGGTAAGTACGAGGGAGTTGAAGTCCACTACATATTTGTGAATGACCTCGATATATATATCGAAGGGCAGAGTACATTGATCGATAAACTCAAGATCTTTATCAAACTCTTTGTGACCTTCATCAGGCTGAGAAAGAAATATTCGATCATTCACATACAGGGTATGGGGTATCCATATACTTCTTTAAGCATACTGGCAAAATTGTACAGAAAAAAGACTCTCGCGAAAGTCTCCATGTTACAGGAGGTGAACTTCAAGGATTGCGGCAGGATTTTCGGCATGATAAGCAGGTACAGCGCCCTCAAAGTGGACAGGCTGATAGCGATCAGCAGCTTGATACGGGACAGACTGATCGAGGACAATTTTAAAGAATCAAAAGTCAGATACATACCCAACAGTGTCGATATTCAGAAATATCATCCCTTGTCGCCAGATCAAAAGAAAAAGTTGAAAAGAGAATTGAATATTGACAATCAGCTGGTTATAACATTCGTCGGTGGGATCACGTACAGGAAAGGTGTCGACCGTCTGGTTTCGATGTGGCCGGCTATCTTTGAGAAGTATCCGGACAGCTGTCTGTTCCTGGTAGGGCCACTGTCCGAGAAAGAGGGAGCGACAGGCGACAAATTCTGTTACGAAGAAATAAAGAAGGATATCAAGGATAAAGAACTGGGGGAAGTCATCCAGTTTACAGGCAGGGTAGATAATGTGGCTGAATATCTCCAGATATCTGACCTTTTTGTCTTTCCGTCGACAATGGAAGGGATGCCGAATGTTCTGCTGGAGACAATGGCTTGCGGCGTTCCCGCGATATCATATCGCGTGAGTGGAGTGGATGATATCATTGTCGATGGCGAGAACGGTCGAATAATAAATGTAGGGGATGAGAGTGCTTTTCGCGAAGCGGTCATCGAACTGTTACGCGATGAAGATAAGAGAAGCAATTACTCCAGGGAAGCCAGGGAAAAGATCGTCGATATATTTTCACTGGATTCAATCTCCGACCTGTACATCGAAATATACGACTCTCTCGCGGAAAGCTAA
- a CDS encoding polysaccharide biosynthesis C-terminal domain-containing protein — translation MATLVEKLLRGSFFRILNIVVIVVVSFFMMPFVIHALGERWYGLWIFAASIVGYYGFLDFGLLIAIQKFISQASGKDDDEDINRIFNTSLFLFFMGSLLIVLVSLVIIWLCPRFVHDPGNINIFRKVILLIGLDVAFSFSVRAFIGFLGSNIRHDVIEGIDIIKLLVRTALIVIFLKRGYGIVSLAVITVGVNSIQYLSVVIYVLVRYKILKIRRSYISRIWMKKLLGFGTFSFIVMVSKRIRFHTDNFVISAFLGLGAVTHYNIGSRVAIYYQSIVQTGIALMFPVFSKLEGQNDFESIREKYILMIKLTSIFSVFSGGFLVIFGKAFISRWMGIDFIDAYAILVILVIGMLFDSVQSVSATVLLAVSKHKQYSIIVSSEAIANLVLSLILVRKYGIIGVAWGTTIPLLITSLFITPVYTCRVIKVPLLNLLKVLSTSILFGAGIYFISWLVIRNMIEISYLSILKLGVPVCSLALLLNIFVLLNSKERRYFKIAG, via the coding sequence ATGGCTACCCTGGTTGAAAAATTATTAAGAGGGTCCTTTTTCAGGATCCTGAATATTGTAGTCATCGTGGTGGTCAGTTTCTTCATGATGCCTTTCGTGATCCACGCTCTGGGAGAGAGATGGTACGGATTGTGGATCTTCGCTGCGAGCATCGTCGGTTATTACGGATTTCTTGATTTTGGCCTGTTGATCGCGATACAGAAGTTTATCTCTCAAGCTTCCGGAAAGGATGATGATGAGGATATAAACAGGATCTTCAATACTTCCCTGTTCCTGTTTTTTATGGGTTCACTTCTGATCGTTCTGGTCTCGCTTGTCATCATATGGCTCTGCCCCAGATTTGTCCATGATCCCGGTAATATAAATATTTTCAGGAAAGTAATTCTACTTATAGGTCTGGATGTAGCTTTCTCTTTCTCGGTCAGGGCTTTTATCGGATTTTTAGGTTCGAATATCAGGCATGATGTGATCGAAGGGATCGATATAATAAAACTCCTTGTCAGAACTGCTCTGATCGTCATTTTCCTTAAAAGAGGGTATGGCATTGTCTCACTCGCGGTGATCACTGTCGGAGTGAACAGCATTCAGTATCTTTCTGTCGTGATCTATGTCCTTGTCCGTTACAAGATCCTGAAGATCCGGAGATCCTACATAAGCAGGATATGGATGAAGAAACTCCTCGGGTTCGGAACTTTCTCATTCATCGTTATGGTGTCCAAGAGAATCAGATTTCATACTGATAACTTCGTGATCTCAGCTTTTCTGGGGCTTGGCGCGGTGACGCATTACAACATAGGATCGAGGGTGGCGATTTACTACCAGAGTATTGTTCAGACCGGAATTGCACTGATGTTTCCGGTTTTCAGCAAGCTTGAAGGTCAAAATGATTTTGAGAGTATTCGCGAAAAATACATTCTGATGATAAAACTTACGTCGATATTCTCTGTTTTTTCAGGCGGTTTTCTCGTGATCTTCGGGAAAGCCTTTATTTCAAGATGGATGGGAATCGATTTTATTGACGCCTACGCGATACTTGTCATACTGGTTATCGGCATGCTCTTCGATTCGGTACAATCGGTTTCAGCAACTGTACTCCTGGCAGTCTCAAAACATAAACAATACTCGATAATCGTTTCAAGCGAAGCGATCGCCAACCTCGTACTCAGTCTTATCCTGGTGAGAAAATACGGCATAATAGGAGTAGCCTGGGGGACGACGATCCCTCTGTTGATAACGAGTCTGTTTATTACTCCCGTGTATACATGCCGCGTGATAAAAGTGCCGTTATTGAACCTGCTGAAAGTCTTATCTACTTCAATTCTGTTTGGGGCCGGCATCTATTTTATCAGTTGGCTGGTTATCAGAAATATGATCGAGATAAGTTATCTCAGCATTCTCAAACTGGGAGTTCCTGTCTGTTCTCTCGCGCTGTTGTTGAACATCTTCGTTTTGCTTAACAGCAAGGAAAGAAGGTACTTCAAGATAGCAGGTTAG